In Myxococcus stipitatus, the following are encoded in one genomic region:
- a CDS encoding AraC family transcriptional regulator produces MSVSVVLSGVFHVRSRAGEALVGPGALLLGNPGAPYEYRHVDEGGDRSVVFECSDALLEDGLRALGLRVRGTPVFERVCVPASAESAQAVMLAQRALEHDETEEAALAVLDAALTLGRAEEEGTAVASDNQARRVAQVLRYIEAHAAEDCALETLASVAGLTAFHFLRVFRAMTGQTPRQYVIATRLRMAAASLRLTRARVTDVALEVGFGDLSHFTTSFTRAFGVSPRAYRARARG; encoded by the coding sequence GTGAGTGTCAGTGTCGTCCTGTCCGGGGTCTTTCACGTCCGCTCGCGTGCGGGAGAAGCGCTGGTGGGGCCCGGCGCGTTGCTCTTGGGCAATCCGGGGGCGCCCTATGAATATCGGCATGTCGATGAGGGAGGGGACCGCTCCGTCGTCTTCGAGTGTTCCGATGCGCTCCTGGAGGACGGGCTGCGCGCGCTGGGGCTCCGCGTGCGCGGAACACCCGTGTTCGAGCGGGTCTGTGTTCCCGCGTCGGCTGAATCGGCGCAGGCCGTCATGCTGGCTCAGCGGGCCCTGGAGCACGATGAGACGGAAGAGGCGGCGCTTGCCGTGCTGGATGCGGCCCTGACACTGGGGCGCGCGGAGGAAGAGGGGACGGCGGTCGCCTCGGACAATCAGGCTCGCCGGGTCGCCCAGGTGCTGCGCTACATCGAGGCCCATGCCGCGGAGGATTGCGCCCTGGAGACCCTGGCGAGTGTCGCCGGACTCACGGCCTTTCATTTCCTGCGCGTGTTCAGGGCGATGACGGGACAGACCCCTCGGCAGTACGTCATCGCGACGAGGTTGCGCATGGCGGCGGCATCACTGCGTCTGACACGAGCACGGGTCACGGATGTCGCCCTGGAGGTGGGCTTCGGTGATCTGTCCCACTTCACGACGAGCTTCACGCGAGCGTTTGGAGTGTCGCCGCGTGCCTATCGTGCAAGGGCCCGAGGGTGA
- a CDS encoding Xaa-Pro aminopeptidase gives MRCMLMMVGLGALGCGAHSGAESRPALKPRAACTPELYGAGLFTTGAWDFFMAFSPDQQRVLFGRADDSFERYTLLETRWIRDGHWSAPTRPRFATDWSNADPHVSPDGRTVYFISNQPQPGEPGPRASYDIWAASLGAGGEWGDAKRLPAPVNDPSRDEWSPAIAANGNLYFGGEREGTLGGSDLWVSRWVDGAYQPPENLGAAINSTAHELEPWIAPDERYLIFSALRRQDGLGGYDLFISRKVNGTWEPARRLCDGINTRASEYNHSVSPDGKWLYFSSTRTFTGDVGERFDVPRDDHSLTGIGSGTGDMYRIPMNELGL, from the coding sequence ATGCGATGCATGCTCATGATGGTGGGCCTCGGGGCGCTGGGATGTGGTGCACACTCGGGAGCAGAGAGTCGCCCGGCGCTGAAGCCTCGCGCCGCTTGCACACCAGAACTCTACGGCGCCGGACTCTTCACCACGGGAGCCTGGGACTTCTTCATGGCCTTCTCTCCCGACCAGCAACGCGTGCTATTCGGCCGGGCCGACGACAGCTTCGAGCGCTACACCCTGCTCGAGACACGGTGGATCCGCGATGGACACTGGTCCGCGCCCACGCGTCCTCGGTTCGCGACGGACTGGAGCAACGCGGATCCCCACGTGTCTCCGGACGGGCGCACGGTGTACTTCATCTCCAATCAGCCACAGCCGGGTGAGCCGGGCCCTCGCGCATCCTACGACATCTGGGCCGCGTCCCTGGGGGCGGGTGGAGAATGGGGGGATGCGAAGCGGCTCCCCGCCCCCGTCAATGACCCGAGCCGCGACGAGTGGTCTCCCGCCATCGCCGCCAACGGCAATCTCTACTTCGGGGGTGAGCGCGAAGGGACGCTCGGCGGCAGCGACCTGTGGGTCTCCCGCTGGGTCGACGGTGCCTACCAACCGCCGGAGAACCTGGGCGCGGCCATCAACTCCACGGCCCACGAGCTCGAGCCTTGGATTGCGCCCGATGAGCGCTATCTCATCTTCAGTGCACTGCGCCGGCAGGATGGACTCGGCGGCTATGACTTGTTCATCAGCCGCAAGGTGAACGGCACATGGGAGCCCGCGCGGCGGCTCTGTGACGGCATCAACACCCGCGCCAGTGAGTACAACCACAGCGTGTCACCGGACGGGAAGTGGCTCTACTTCAGCAGCACCCGGACGTTCACCGGCGACGTGGGTGAGCGCTTCGACGTGCCCCGCGATGACCACTCCCTCACGGGCATCGGCAGTGGCACCGGTGACATGTATCGAATCCCCATGAACGAACTCGGCCTGTGA
- a CDS encoding ATP-binding protein: MSGDDSKAAPAPQRLADLLRKAMTQAREKPAAGLAELEANWKQREVAQRQAEAAERARYEAAHAAAWPRHLQLCHAPAEAVEAFSSDKVLETAALRAARHVSQEGLRTLLLSGGAGVGKTVGACHLFRFAVRYVTRAGQQLPEWDASAGLYVGWSQLRRAVDPGAEDARLLQRALQVRVLVLDDIGGLSGEELGPRHRELLEELIETRDKPGMVTAYTTNLSVQRREGATSDFAAHVGTRLVSRMSRQGTFHLADCGTRDLRRK; this comes from the coding sequence ATGAGCGGAGACGACAGCAAGGCAGCGCCCGCGCCCCAACGACTGGCGGACCTGTTGCGCAAGGCGATGACGCAGGCCCGTGAAAAGCCGGCGGCGGGGCTGGCCGAACTCGAGGCCAACTGGAAGCAGCGGGAGGTGGCGCAGAGGCAGGCCGAGGCGGCGGAGCGAGCTCGATACGAAGCCGCCCATGCCGCCGCGTGGCCGCGGCACTTGCAGCTGTGCCATGCCCCGGCGGAGGCCGTGGAGGCATTCTCCAGCGACAAGGTGCTCGAGACCGCCGCACTCCGCGCCGCGCGGCACGTGTCGCAAGAGGGGCTGCGCACGCTGCTGTTGTCCGGTGGCGCCGGGGTGGGGAAGACCGTGGGGGCGTGCCACCTCTTCCGCTTCGCGGTGCGCTACGTGACGCGCGCTGGCCAGCAACTGCCCGAGTGGGACGCGTCCGCGGGGCTCTATGTCGGCTGGTCGCAGCTGCGGCGCGCAGTCGACCCCGGGGCGGAGGACGCGCGGCTTCTCCAGCGGGCGCTACAGGTGCGCGTCCTGGTGCTGGACGACATTGGTGGGTTGTCGGGGGAGGAACTGGGCCCGCGCCACCGGGAACTCCTCGAGGAGTTGATAGAGACGCGGGACAAGCCCGGCATGGTGACTGCGTACACCACGAACCTCTCGGTGCAGCGGCGCGAGGGGGCGACTTCGGATTTCGCTGCGCACGTCGGCACTCGCCTCGTCTCCCGGATGAGCCGCCAGGGGACGTTCCATCTGGCGGACTGCGGCACACGCGACCTGCGCCGCAAGTGA
- a CDS encoding muramidase family protein, whose amino-acid sequence MTTLQTIQRRDTLGTFAQKYNLSVQALAKANNLKDPNLIIAGKSLRIPDGFDDKPFRAGAASTSESKTASRTEARAAAGSGPKPGKGWGGSEGMADAAKKIAKQMGIPVTSQKRNAQQTANVNSTKNSDHYTGNKNAFAVDFGVSGKKGDKLAKAIAKKYGIPARNIGTFNKHTVEIDGKKYALQLLWKVSGHYDHVHLGIRRVS is encoded by the coding sequence ATGACCACCCTGCAGACCATCCAGCGCCGCGACACCCTCGGCACGTTCGCACAGAAGTACAACCTGTCAGTGCAGGCCTTGGCGAAGGCCAACAACCTCAAGGACCCCAACCTCATCATCGCGGGCAAGTCCTTGCGCATCCCCGATGGCTTCGATGACAAGCCCTTCCGCGCGGGCGCGGCCAGCACGAGCGAGTCGAAGACAGCCTCCCGCACCGAGGCGCGAGCGGCGGCTGGGAGCGGCCCCAAGCCGGGCAAGGGATGGGGTGGCTCGGAGGGCATGGCGGACGCGGCCAAGAAGATCGCCAAGCAGATGGGCATCCCTGTCACGAGTCAGAAGCGCAACGCCCAGCAGACCGCGAACGTCAACTCCACCAAGAACTCCGACCACTACACGGGCAACAAGAACGCCTTCGCCGTGGACTTCGGTGTCTCGGGCAAGAAGGGCGACAAGCTGGCCAAGGCCATCGCGAAGAAGTACGGCATCCCGGCGCGCAACATCGGGACCTTCAACAAGCACACCGTCGAAATCGACGGGAAGAAGTACGCGCTCCAGCTGCTCTGGAAGGTCTCTGGCCACTACGACCACGTCCACCTGGGAATCCGCCGCGTGAGCTGA
- a CDS encoding AraC family transcriptional regulator gives MIDRLIPPLDSLGEALHFLRMSGMFYCRSEVTAPWGVALPAMKGSMMFHVVVSGRCWLEVAGAEDQLLEPGTFALMPHGEGHRLTNERGGPTVPLEEIVETSESSCYSVLRHGGGGAPTTLICGAVRLDHPAARHLVTLLPSLIRVDPSDSPRMDWLQSTLRFMAAEAKELRPGGETVITRLADVLVVQALREWMEQDSSARTGWLGAMRDPEVGRALGLIHREPTRAWTVALLASRVAMSRSAFSARFTKLVGEGPMHYLARWRMYVAHDSLKEERPGLGELAARMGYQSEAAFSRAFKRFMGVSPGAVRKDGSTSSPARA, from the coding sequence ATGATTGACCGGTTGATTCCGCCGCTGGATTCCCTGGGTGAGGCGCTGCACTTCCTGCGGATGAGCGGGATGTTCTATTGCCGCTCGGAGGTGACCGCGCCGTGGGGTGTGGCGCTTCCGGCGATGAAGGGCAGCATGATGTTCCACGTCGTGGTGTCGGGCCGGTGCTGGCTCGAGGTCGCGGGGGCGGAGGACCAGTTGCTCGAGCCGGGGACGTTCGCGCTCATGCCGCATGGCGAGGGGCATCGGCTGACGAACGAGCGGGGAGGGCCGACGGTGCCGCTCGAGGAGATTGTCGAGACGTCCGAGAGCTCTTGCTACTCGGTGCTGCGGCACGGGGGCGGCGGCGCGCCCACGACGCTCATCTGTGGAGCGGTGCGCCTGGACCATCCGGCGGCGCGGCATCTGGTCACGTTGCTGCCGAGCCTCATTCGCGTGGACCCGTCGGACTCACCGCGGATGGATTGGCTCCAGAGCACGTTGCGCTTCATGGCGGCGGAGGCGAAGGAGCTGCGACCCGGGGGCGAGACGGTGATTACGCGGCTCGCGGACGTGCTGGTGGTGCAGGCCCTGCGCGAGTGGATGGAGCAGGACTCGAGCGCGCGGACGGGGTGGTTGGGAGCGATGCGAGATCCAGAGGTGGGGCGGGCGCTGGGGCTCATCCACCGCGAGCCGACGCGGGCCTGGACGGTGGCCTTGCTGGCGTCGCGGGTCGCCATGTCTCGTTCTGCGTTCTCCGCGCGCTTCACGAAGCTGGTGGGCGAGGGGCCCATGCACTACCTGGCGCGCTGGAGGATGTACGTCGCGCACGACTCGTTGAAGGAGGAGCGCCCCGGACTGGGGGAGCTCGCGGCGAGGATGGGCTATCAGTCCGAGGCGGCCTTCAGCCGTGCCTTCAAGCGCTTCATGGGGGTGTCCCCGGGCGCGGTGCGCAAGGACGGCTCGACGTCGTCACCCGCGCGGGCGTGA
- a CDS encoding NAD(P)H-binding protein, protein MLTVMGATGNTGKKVVEMLLAAGQPVRALGRSEQRLGELAARGAEVLAGDPSDAAFLTRAFHGSSAVYVMLPEDRESPDYHQDQRRKGEAIVQAIRESRVRHVVALSSLGADQPEGTGLLLTLRAQEERLKTLRDTNILLLRPASFFENFLNALPLIQHQGINADSVDPDLSVPVIASRDIAAVAASALQRRDWNSVVVRELLGQRDLSYREATRILGARLGRPGLDYVQLPPGEMHQALVQAGMSETFAGLYVQMTQAFNEGRVQPRAGRTADNTTPTRFEDFVAELPLDSAGH, encoded by the coding sequence ATGTTGACGGTGATGGGTGCGACCGGAAATACGGGCAAGAAGGTGGTGGAGATGCTGCTCGCCGCAGGCCAGCCGGTGCGTGCACTGGGGCGCTCGGAGCAGCGGCTCGGCGAGCTCGCGGCGCGCGGCGCGGAGGTCCTCGCGGGAGACCCGAGCGATGCCGCGTTCCTGACCCGCGCCTTTCATGGCTCCAGCGCGGTCTACGTCATGCTCCCCGAGGACCGTGAATCGCCCGACTACCACCAGGACCAGCGGCGCAAGGGCGAGGCCATCGTCCAGGCAATCCGCGAGTCCCGCGTGCGGCACGTCGTCGCGCTGAGCAGCCTGGGCGCGGACCAACCCGAGGGGACGGGCCTGCTCCTCACGCTGCGAGCCCAAGAGGAACGCCTGAAGACGCTCCGCGACACGAACATCCTGCTGCTGCGTCCCGCCTCCTTCTTCGAGAACTTCCTGAACGCGCTGCCGCTCATCCAGCACCAGGGCATCAACGCGGACTCCGTCGATCCAGACCTCTCCGTTCCAGTGATTGCGTCACGGGACATCGCGGCCGTCGCCGCGAGCGCGCTCCAGCGCCGGGACTGGAATAGCGTCGTCGTCCGCGAATTGCTCGGGCAGCGGGACTTGAGCTACCGCGAGGCCACCCGGATTCTCGGGGCGAGGCTGGGCCGGCCCGGGCTCGACTACGTCCAGCTTCCGCCGGGGGAGATGCACCAGGCCCTCGTGCAGGCAGGAATGTCCGAGACCTTCGCCGGGCTCTATGTCCAGATGACGCAGGCCTTCAACGAAGGCCGGGTCCAACCTCGCGCGGGCAGGACGGCCGACAACACCACGCCCACGCGCTTCGAGGACTTCGTGGCCGAGCTGCCGCTCGACTCCGCGGGTCACTGA
- a CDS encoding DUF1772 domain-containing protein, whose amino-acid sequence MLDTVLPFLTWAAAIGCGLTAGVFFAFSTFVMKGLARLPSAQGITAMQAINVAAVSGLFLVVFMATALVCAGLAVSSGWTWGTEATRWRLLGCAAYLLGGFVVTAAFNVPRNNALAALQPDSASAALEWARYLSEWTAWNHVRTVACLAAAVLLVRSLR is encoded by the coding sequence ATGCTCGACACAGTGCTTCCCTTCCTGACGTGGGCCGCGGCCATCGGCTGCGGGTTGACGGCGGGCGTGTTCTTCGCCTTCTCGACCTTCGTGATGAAGGGCCTGGCGCGCCTGCCCTCGGCCCAAGGCATCACCGCCATGCAGGCCATCAACGTCGCCGCGGTGTCGGGCCTGTTCCTGGTGGTGTTCATGGCCACCGCGCTGGTCTGCGCGGGACTGGCCGTGTCCTCGGGATGGACTTGGGGCACGGAGGCCACGCGCTGGCGGCTCCTCGGCTGCGCGGCCTATCTGCTTGGTGGCTTCGTCGTGACGGCGGCCTTCAACGTCCCGCGCAACAACGCCCTGGCCGCGCTCCAGCCCGACAGCGCCAGCGCCGCGCTCGAGTGGGCGCGCTACCTGTCGGAGTGGACGGCCTGGAACCACGTGCGCACCGTCGCGTGCCTGGCGGCGGCGGTGCTCTTGGTCCGCTCGCTGCGCTGA
- a CDS encoding TMEM165/GDT1 family protein, whose amino-acid sequence MESILSSFALVAASEMGDKTQLLAFSLATRFRKPWHVMAGILIATLANHALASTVGVWVAGHVPERWMAGILAVTFIAFGFWTLKPDTLEEEQKPARYGALVTTAVLFFLAEMGDKTQLATVALAARFQWKALAPGAA is encoded by the coding sequence ATGGAATCAATCCTCAGCAGTTTCGCCCTCGTCGCCGCCAGTGAGATGGGCGACAAGACGCAACTCCTCGCGTTCAGCCTCGCCACGCGTTTCCGGAAGCCATGGCACGTCATGGCCGGCATCCTGATCGCCACGCTCGCCAACCATGCGCTCGCCTCCACCGTGGGCGTCTGGGTGGCCGGGCACGTCCCGGAGCGGTGGATGGCGGGCATCCTCGCCGTGACGTTCATCGCCTTCGGATTCTGGACGCTCAAGCCCGATACCCTCGAGGAAGAACAGAAGCCGGCCCGCTACGGCGCGCTCGTGACGACCGCGGTCCTCTTCTTCCTCGCGGAGATGGGAGACAAGACACAGCTGGCCACCGTGGCGCTGGCCGCGCGCTTTCAATGGAAGGCGCTCGCGCCGGGAGCAGCGTGA
- a CDS encoding N-acetylmuramoyl-L-alanine amidase, which produces MCPRLLLALPMLLLLVPGTVGAAKQDEAEVAYQGARRAYYTLKDDAARRKLRHHWLNVVHKFQAVAKGHPKSDRAPDALFTAGELLQELSRISFVEEDLKAAIADYEKLRTDYPKHRLADDAALALARIHVHRLDRPEDARRVLSDTLSVNTKGDQVKEMKALLASLPAPKGAPPAPTPSRKPAAPVKSPAAQEEKGTAVARAEPPPEKPASALVGAIEKLAREPSPMIPRLDPNAPVNGASSGEGKGLDEAVAAAMASKERESKTEPSKAPAAAEPKALAEVKVAPSRAEPEPVQVAAVARKNAEPPAASEPPKPVTRPVDDEVAQARLKAVAKQSRRAELTLAEQLGLKVRRVVIDPGHGGHDTGAIGKEGTREKEVALSISLKLAEELRERGLDVVLTREDDRFIRLEDRAKFANAERGDLFISVHCNAATSRKLRGIETYTLNTSADRYSIRLAARENATSEKGISDLQFILADLATKANTEESSRLANQVQRSLVTELSTKYSDIKGLGHKEALFYVLLGVKMPAILVETAFLSHPEEEKRLASSAYQTDVAKAIAHGVEEFLGDRRRVAKVD; this is translated from the coding sequence ATGTGCCCACGCCTTTTGCTCGCGCTGCCCATGCTGCTGTTGCTCGTCCCGGGCACGGTGGGAGCCGCGAAGCAGGACGAGGCGGAGGTGGCCTACCAGGGGGCGCGCCGCGCGTACTACACGCTCAAGGACGACGCGGCCCGGCGCAAGCTGCGCCACCACTGGCTCAACGTCGTGCACAAATTCCAGGCGGTGGCGAAGGGCCACCCCAAGTCTGATCGCGCGCCGGATGCGCTCTTCACCGCGGGCGAGCTGCTCCAGGAGCTCAGCCGCATCTCCTTCGTCGAGGAGGACCTGAAGGCGGCCATCGCCGACTACGAGAAGCTGCGCACCGACTACCCGAAGCACCGGCTGGCGGATGACGCCGCGCTGGCGCTCGCCCGCATCCATGTCCACCGGTTGGATCGTCCCGAGGACGCGCGCCGCGTGCTCTCCGACACGCTGAGCGTCAACACCAAGGGCGACCAGGTGAAGGAGATGAAGGCGCTCCTGGCCTCGCTCCCCGCGCCCAAGGGGGCACCGCCCGCGCCCACGCCGTCCCGCAAGCCCGCGGCGCCGGTGAAGTCGCCGGCCGCGCAGGAGGAGAAGGGCACCGCGGTGGCCCGTGCCGAGCCGCCCCCGGAGAAGCCCGCCTCCGCGCTGGTGGGCGCCATCGAGAAGCTGGCCCGCGAGCCGTCTCCCATGATTCCTCGGCTGGACCCGAACGCGCCGGTGAATGGCGCGTCGTCGGGTGAGGGCAAGGGGTTGGATGAGGCCGTCGCCGCGGCGATGGCGTCGAAGGAGCGCGAGTCGAAGACGGAGCCGTCGAAGGCGCCCGCCGCCGCCGAGCCGAAGGCCCTGGCCGAGGTGAAGGTGGCTCCCTCGCGCGCGGAGCCCGAGCCAGTCCAGGTCGCGGCCGTCGCGCGCAAGAACGCGGAGCCCCCCGCCGCGTCCGAGCCGCCGAAGCCCGTCACCCGCCCGGTGGATGACGAGGTGGCGCAGGCGCGGCTCAAGGCGGTGGCGAAGCAGTCGCGCCGCGCGGAGCTGACGCTGGCGGAGCAGCTGGGTCTCAAGGTCCGGCGCGTGGTCATCGACCCGGGGCACGGCGGTCACGACACGGGCGCCATCGGCAAGGAGGGGACGCGGGAGAAGGAAGTGGCGCTCTCCATCTCGCTCAAGCTGGCGGAGGAGCTGCGTGAGCGGGGCCTGGATGTGGTGCTGACGCGTGAGGATGATCGCTTCATCCGCCTGGAGGACCGCGCGAAGTTCGCGAACGCGGAGCGCGGGGACTTGTTCATCTCCGTCCACTGCAACGCGGCGACGAGCCGGAAGCTGCGCGGCATCGAGACGTACACGCTCAACACGTCCGCGGACCGCTACTCCATCCGCCTGGCCGCGCGGGAGAACGCGACGTCGGAGAAGGGCATCAGCGACCTCCAGTTCATTCTCGCGGACCTGGCGACGAAGGCGAACACGGAGGAGTCCTCCCGGCTGGCGAACCAGGTGCAGCGCAGCCTGGTGACGGAGCTGTCGACGAAGTACTCGGACATCAAGGGCCTGGGCCACAAGGAGGCGCTGTTCTACGTGCTCCTGGGCGTGAAGATGCCGGCCATCCTCGTGGAGACCGCTTTCCTCTCCCATCCGGAAGAGGAGAAGCGGCTGGCCTCGAGCGCGTATCAGACGGACGTGGCGAAGGCGATCGCCCACGGTGTGGAGGAGTTCCTGGGCGACCGCCGCCGCGTCGCGAAGGTCGACTGA
- a CDS encoding DUF3592 domain-containing protein encodes MQLAIPHAPRKVRLTQVPGAMGRLARDAVLGLLFMALLGAAATWAGRFFVEEHGFAARAEEVDGVVVATRLPPPHARDGAEGTLEVLYTFQDVEHSVSGVRTFAEYAEGLGRGAAVKLLVDPAAPDRPREAGFARTRASRMGWMPWGLVVGALVAVALFTREARRLVRSEVEPLRLGALVWLTPDGPLPESKGEVAFPAHYFRQDVKMEVRARVRPGRAPVRNGAKVLAAVVPREPGWARVIDQDLAAVLGWLR; translated from the coding sequence ATGCAACTGGCCATTCCGCATGCACCCCGGAAGGTGCGACTGACGCAGGTCCCTGGCGCGATGGGGCGTCTCGCGCGAGACGCTGTCCTGGGCCTGCTCTTCATGGCGCTGCTGGGCGCCGCGGCCACCTGGGCGGGGCGCTTCTTCGTCGAGGAGCATGGTTTCGCGGCCCGCGCCGAAGAGGTCGATGGCGTGGTGGTCGCCACGCGCCTTCCTCCGCCCCATGCCCGGGATGGAGCGGAGGGCACGCTCGAGGTGCTCTACACCTTCCAGGACGTGGAGCACTCCGTGTCGGGGGTGCGGACCTTCGCGGAGTACGCGGAGGGGCTGGGGCGAGGCGCGGCGGTGAAGCTGCTGGTGGACCCGGCGGCGCCGGACCGGCCTCGCGAGGCGGGCTTCGCTCGCACGCGAGCGTCGCGGATGGGGTGGATGCCCTGGGGGCTCGTCGTGGGGGCCCTGGTGGCGGTGGCCCTGTTCACTCGGGAGGCCCGGCGGTTGGTGCGCTCCGAGGTGGAGCCGCTGCGCCTGGGCGCGCTGGTGTGGCTGACGCCGGATGGGCCGCTGCCGGAGTCCAAGGGCGAGGTGGCCTTCCCCGCGCACTACTTCCGGCAGGACGTCAAGATGGAGGTCCGCGCTCGGGTGCGCCCGGGACGCGCGCCGGTGCGCAATGGCGCGAAGGTGCTCGCGGCGGTGGTTCCCCGGGAGCCCGGCTGGGCGCGAGTCATCGACCAGGACCTCGCCGCCGTGCTGGGGTGGCTGCGCTGA